The DNA segment TTTCGTTGTGAAGCGATTGTATAAGGAACAGAAGATTGAAGACAAATACTTCGATCCATTGTTCATCTACTGTTTTGTTGGCATACTGGCCGGTGCAAGACTTGGTCATTGCATCTTCTATCAACCGGATTATTTTCTTACCAGCTGGCCACATGTAATTGAGATGCTTCTGCCTATACACCAGACAATAGACGGTGCATGGAAGTTTGTTGGATATGAAGGTCTGGCAAGTCATGGAGGCACAATAGGACTTATGATTGCACTATATTTGTATTATCGTAAAACGAAAGTCAATTTATGGACAGTATTAGATAATATAGCTATAGCAACTCCTACCACAGCTTGTTTTATAAGGCTCGGCAATTTAATGAATTCAGAAATAATAGGAAAAGTTACTGATGTACCATGGGCGTTCATATTCGAACGAGTAGACGGAGCACCAAGACATCCGGGACAGTTATACGAAGCAATAGCTTACGCTATTATCTTCTTCATAGGCTGGTACTTCTACCGTAAAAGCGCAAAGAAAGTGGGTTCCGGATTTTTCTTTGGATTATGCCTTACATTAATATTCGCATTCAGATTCTTTGTTGAATTCACTAAGGATATACAAGAACCCTTTGAAGCAGGATTACCATTAGATATGGGACAGATATTGAGCGTGCCATTTGTCATACTCGGACTGTTTTGTATGTTTGGAGGTAAATGGATGAAAAAATTAGGAGCTGATTAATTCAGCTCTTTTTTTATTTCCCTTTTACTATTTTCTTTATGTCATTCAATTTATTAAGAGCATCCACAGGTGTTAGATTATTTATATCAAGGCCTAATATTTCATCTCGCACCTGACACAGTATAGGATCATCCAATTGGAAAAAACTCAGTTGCATACCTTCACGGCTTGATGCTATCTCATGCGTAGGTTTGCCTGCTGTACCAACTGTACTGTTATCATCCTCCAATTGTTTAAGGATAACGTTAGCTCTCTTAACTATACTCTTAGGCATGCCCGCAATCTCTGCTACATGTATACCAAATGAGTGCTCACTCCCACCCCTCTCAAGTTTACGTAAGAATATAACCTTACCGTCAAGTTCCTTAACAGAAACATTATAATTTTTGATACGAGAGAAGTTTTTCTCCATCTCATTCATCTCATGGTAGTGTGTAGCAAAAAGAGTACGTGCCCTTGCCTTTGTATGCTCATGAAGATACTCTACTATTGCCCATGCAATGGATATACCATCATAAGTAGATGTACCACGCCCCAATTCATCAAAAAGCACAAGGCTCTTTGGCGAAACATTATTCAATATGTTAGCTGCCTCTGTCATCTCTACCATAAAGGTTGATTCTCCTAACGAAATATTATCAGAAGCACCAACACGGGTGAATATTTTATCTACCAAACCTATTCTAGCTGATTCTGCCGGCACAAAGCATCCTACCTGGGCCATTAGTACTATCAAGGCTGTTTGTCGCAGCAGAGCCGATTTACCGGCCATATTTGGACCGGTTATTATCATTATCTGTTGCTTTTCGGTGTCAAGGTATATGTCATTCGGCACATAGCGCTCCCCTAGCGGCAGTTGAGTCTCAATAACAGGATGTCTTCCTTTCTTTATATCAAGTACATCTGTTGTATCTATCACCGGACGTATATAGTTATTCTCTTCAGATGTTTTGGCAAAAGATAACAGACAATCAAGTCTTGCAATAAGATTGGC comes from the Xylanibacter oryzae DSM 17970 genome and includes:
- the lgt gene encoding prolipoprotein diacylglyceryl transferase; this translates as MNLLNYILWNPPLYLFHIGGFGIRWYSTCWLIGLLLAYFVVKRLYKEQKIEDKYFDPLFIYCFVGILAGARLGHCIFYQPDYFLTSWPHVIEMLLPIHQTIDGAWKFVGYEGLASHGGTIGLMIALYLYYRKTKVNLWTVLDNIAIATPTTACFIRLGNLMNSEIIGKVTDVPWAFIFERVDGAPRHPGQLYEAIAYAIIFFIGWYFYRKSAKKVGSGFFFGLCLTLIFAFRFFVEFTKDIQEPFEAGLPLDMGQILSVPFVILGLFCMFGGKWMKKLGAD